The genomic stretch CACCGGTGTGCACGGTGGTGTGGTCGGGCAGCGGCGAGTGGCAGGTTGCGCAGGTCGCGTTGCCGGCGACGATGGCGGCCATCACGGTCGGGTCGGTGCTGGCGTGGCAGGTGGCGCACGTCATGCCGCGACCGGTATGTTAGTTGGCGAGGTTGTCTATATGGCAGCCCGGTCCGGTGCAGCCGACCAGACCGGCGAGGCCACCGGTGTGCACGGTGGTGTGGTCGGGCAGCGGCGAGTGGCACGTCGCGCAGGTCGCGTTGCCGTTCTTGATGGCGTTGACGACAGTGGGGTTGGTACTCGCGTGGCACGTTGCACAGATGCCCCCGTGGGCATCGGCGAGGTTGTCGACGTGGCAGCCCGCGCCAGTGCAGCCGACCAGACCGGTAAGGCCGCCGGCATGGACCGCGTGATGGTCCGGAAGCGGAACGTGGCAGGTCGCGCAGTTCGCGCCGCCCGCCTTTATAGCCGCCTGAACCGTCGGATTACTGCTCGAGTGGCACGTCGCGCAGTTGCTTCCGTGGGCGTCAGCGAGGTTATCGACGTGACAGCCCGTGCCGGTGCAGCCGACAAGACCGGCAAGACCGCCGACATGAAGGGCGTGGTGGTCAGGTGGAGGGTTGTGGCAAGAAACACAGTCCGGACCCATCGCGTTGTCAGTGTCGTACTTCGTTCCGTGGCAAGCTGGGTCGTGGCAACTCTGGTTGGCGTAGTACGAGAGCGAAAAAGCCCAGACTCTGGTCGAGGTGTTGCCCGCGGCATCGCCTGCCGTGACCGCAACTGTGACTGTACCGTCTGCGCTGAGGGTGAAGCCCGTGACCGTGATCTTGCCACCGGCAAGCGTGGCGGTGCACGGGCTCCCGTTGACCTTCGCACTCGAGGTAACTACCCCGCCGTTGTCTGAGACGGGCACCGAAATCACTGGGGTGAGGGTGGTCACTCGGGAGCCTGCCGCAGGAGTCGGCGCTCCGAAGACAGGTGGTATCGAGAGAATGTACGTCCACGTGTCGGTGAACGTCGTCCCCATGACGTCCTTGACCGTGGTGACCACGGTGTGCGTGCCGTCGGCGACAGCCGCACCGGTCGGATAACACGTGAGGGCAGCCTGGTTCGCGTGTGGCGGATCGGTAACCCACGTCCATTGAACCTTGTACGCACCATTTGCGTCGGGCCCAGTCTCCGAATAGGCCCAGTGTCCGACCGAACTGGTGCTGAGGAAGGTCTTGAATGCGACGCCGTCGATCTTAGTCGTCGGCGAACTGGCGTTCATGGCGTACGTGCCGTAGACGGTTACCCCGACTTGGCTCTCTTGCCCGTGGATAGTGCCGAGCGGGTACTCGCTGACGAACGTCGCACCGAGCGCGAGCGCCGGAAGCGCTAGCGCTGCCACGATGGCCAAGGCTACAACGGCGCCTACCCCAACCCACCGCGTCCCACGTACACCCGATCCCTTCAGCATTGCCGACCGACCCCCTCGGAATGCAAAACCGAAACGCGTCCAGCGCGCAACGGGGCGCCCAATCGCGCCGACTTTCTTGGTGTATACCACATCACTATGTATCGCGAAGCCGCCGTCCCGCAAGAAAGCACGTCGCAAGAGCATCGCCATCGTGCTGAGCCTGGTCAGTCCGGCCCAGGTCCAGCGCTGCTCGCTGTGCAGCGTTGGGTCGTGCCGCCTAACGCCTACAAATAGGTGTAGAGCTTTCCGTAGGGCCTGTGGCTGACCGGCACCAGCTTGGTGAATGGAACCGAGAGTACCTCGTCCAGATCCAGGCCCATGTCCTCGCAGTACTCCTTGAGTACGGGAGTGAGCTCGGCCATGTCGGTTTCGTCGGCCGAGAACACTCCGACCTCCTTGCCGCACTGCCACGGTTCGACCTCACCGCGGATGTAGATCGTCCCGCCGTGCATCCCGGTGCCTAGGTATCCACCGACGAGGGGGCCTTCGAGCCGCGAATTCAGCCCGAGCAGCACGAGTAGGCCTCCTGCCATGTACTCGCCGAAGAAGTCGCGCGCCTTGCCGCCGCATACCATGATGGGCCGCAGGTCTTCGTAGGCCTTCATGTGGATGCCGACGCGATAGCCCACGTCACCCTTGATGAACACCTTGCCGCCGCGCATGCCGTAGCCAAGCACGTCGCCCGCCGAGCCATGCACGATCACCTTGCCGGAGTTCATCGTGTTGCCAACGCCGTCTTGGGCGTTGCCGAAAACCTCCAAGGTCGGGCCGTCCATGAACATCGCCATGTCCTGACCTGGCGTGCCGTGGACCTCGATGCGCAGGTCCCTGCCATGCAGACCGGTGCCGATGTAGCGCTGACCGTTGACGTAATTGAGCACGATCGTCTTGGCACCGTCCTCGAATGCCGCACGGATCGACGCGTTCATGTGCTTGTAGTAGACGCCCTTGCAGTCCAGCGTCACGGTGTCGCCGTCGCGGGTAGCGACGGGCGCAACTTGGATGTAGCCCTCGATCGGGCCCTTCGTTGTGGTCGTCATCGTCTCGTCCCTCCCCTTCTCTACAGACCCGCGGGCTTGACGCCCAGGATCTCGCAGGTCTGCTGATCGAGGCCCACCGCGCGAAGGCGCTCGCGACTGCCGCGAAGCGACTCGACCGCGTTGACGCCCAGTGCACCGAGAATCTCCTGCAACTCGTGACTCCACGCGTTGACTAGGTTGGTGAGCCGCTCGGCACCCCACTCGGGGTCTACTCGGCGGGTCAGCTCAGGCTTCTGCGTGGTCAAACCCCACGAGCAGCAGCCCGTGTGGCAGCCCTGGCACAGGTGGCAGCCCAGCGCCATGAGCGATGCCGAGCCAATCGCCACGACGTCGGCGCCCAGCGCGATCGCCTTGGCCGCATCAGCGGAGGAGCGAATCGAACCGGCCGCGATGATCGAGGCCTGGTTGCGGATGCCCTCGTCGCGCAAGCGCTGGTCGACAACTGCGATCGCAATCTCGAGAGGAATGCCTACGTGGTCGCGGATGATAGCGGGCGCGGCGCCCGTGCCACCCGAGAAGCCGTCGAGGTAGACGTAGTCCGCTCCCGCACGCACGATGCCCGATGCAATCGCGCCGACGTTGTGCACGGCCGCGATCTTCACGCCGACCGGCTTGTAGCCGGACGCCTCTTTGAGCGAGTAGATGAGCTGGCGCAGGTCCTCGATCGAGTAGATGTCGTGGTGCGGCGCTGGCGAGATGGCGTCCGACCCCTGCGGGATCATGCGCGTGGTCGAGACCTCCTTGTTGATCTTCTCGCCCGGAAGGTGCCCGCCGATGCCCGGCTTGGCGCCCTGACCGACCTTGATCTCGATGGCGGCACCGCGGTTCAGGTACTCCGGACTGACGCCGAAGCGGCCCGAGGCAACCTGCACGATGACGTTCTTGCCATACGGGTAAAGGTCGGCATGAAGTCCACCCTCACCCGTGTTCATCAGGATGCCGAGACGCTCGGCCGCCATGGCCAGCGATTTGTGGACGTTGAGCGACACCGAGCCGTAGCTCATCGGCGAGAAGATGATCGGGGTGTCCAGCTTGATGTTGTTGCTGACGCCGCCGCCATCTTTGAGCTTGTAGCCGCCCTTGCCGTTTGACTCGACGCCCACGCTGTCGGGCTTGCGGCCCAGGTACGTGCGCAGCTCCATCGGCTCGCGAAGCGGGTCGATGGAGGGGTTGGTGACTTGGCAAGCGTCCAGCACGAGATGATCGAAGATCTTCAGGTAGGGCTTGTCATTACCCATGCCGGTGAGCATGACGCCGCCGGACTCGGCTTGGCGCCACACGTTCTTGCGCAGCTCGGGCGACCAGTTAGCGTTGTCGCGCAGCGCGAGGTCGTTCTTCTTGATCTTGATGCAGTGCGCGGGACAGTACGTCACGCAGCGGTGGCACGCACGACACTTGCTGTCGTCTGGGAACGGGCGCTCGTTGAACGAGTACACGCCCCAGCCACACTGCTGCACGCACCGGCCGCACTTGTGACACTTGTCGTAGTCGATCTCGACCAGAAACTCTGGCTGAATGAGGCTCGTCGGCATCTGTTAGTTCACCTCAACAGGCTCGTGGTGGGCGGTGTGCACGCCGGTAACAGCGGTGCTGACCTCGTCGGCCGCGAGGTGAAGGTCTCCGTGGATCGGCCAAGGCATGCCTTTGACGCGGGCGATAACCGGCTCGCCGGCCTTGGGTGCCCAGACCTCATCGGGGGCGTCCAGAACTTCGCGCATCGCCGACTCTTCCGAGGCGACCATAAGCTTGGTCCCCTGCCGAGCAGCCACGAGTGGGCGCAGTTTGATGCGGTCGTTCATCGCGACCATGCCACCGTTAAAGCCCAGCACGATGGCGAACGGGCCGTTGAGCATCGCCGGTCCGTAGACGGCGCGCAGCGAGCGATACACCTCGGCCTCCTCTTCCGGCATGCGATCTATCTCGGTCCACAGCGGGCTGGCGAGCGCCTTGCACGCAAGCTCGAGCGGCAACTTGTGTCGGCGAAGAAGCAGGTCGAAGAGGTACGCGGCCACCTCGGTGTCGGTGCCCAGCGTGCATTTGTAGCCGAACTGCTCGAGATAGCGGCTGTTGATGCCGTAGCTCGAGATCTCGCCGTTGTGCACGATCGACCAGTCCAGCAGGGTGAACGGGTGCGCTCCACCCCACCAACCTGGCGTGTTGGTCGGGAACCGGTTGTGGCCGGTCCACGTGTGGCCGGCGTACTCCTCCAGCAGGTAGTAGTGGCCAATCTCCTCGGGGAAACCGACGCCCTTGAAAGCACCCATGTTCTTGCCACTCGAAGCGACGAAAGCGCCATCGACCTCAGAGTTGATGAGCATGACCGTGTGGACGATGTAGTCCTCAGCGCTCATCTCGGAGTTCTCGAGCTTGTGCGGATCGGGGTTGAGGAAGTAGCGCCAGAGTAGCGGCGCGTCCGAGATACCCTTGACGGGGCGGGTGGGCATCGGCTCGGCAAGGTCGACCACGAAGAACCGGTCGAAGACAGCCTCAGCCTCTTCCTTAGCCTTCGCGTCGTGATACATCATGTGGAAGCAGAAGTGGTCCGGGAACTCGGGGTAGATGCCGTAGCCGGCAAACCCACCGCCCAGGCCGTTTCCGCGGTCGCGCTGGACGGCCATCGCTTTGATGGCCTCAACGCCGCTCATCAGCTCGCCGGACTCGTCGCAGATGCCCATGAGGCCACAGCCACCGTGGATCTTGAACGACGCTTCCTCGGCGTAGCGCGGGCGCTCGCCCAAGCCCAGATCGAACAGCGATCCGGACGGCTTGCTCGTTGGCATGCGCTCCAACAGGGGTTCGAACGCCATCTCTACTCAGCTCCCTTGGACTCGTCGGTGTTGCTCATGATTCTCGACATCGCGTCGCCGCCGTCTTCCGGCAGCGGGTCGAGTCCGAGCTTCTTGCGCGCAGACTGCTTCGGCTTGCCGAGCGTGCCCGTCTCCATGAACATCTTGTAGCTCTGCGGTACGGACTCGGGACCGGCACCTTGCTCGATAGCGATCTCCTTGAGCTTGCGGAACGTCTCCGCCATGCCGATCTCGGAGTGGCACAGCTCGAGGCACGTGTAGCACTCGAGGCACTTCCACAGCTGGCCTTCGGCGATGACCTCATCGAGCTTGCCGTCCACCAGATCGCGGATGATGTCGTTGGGCTGGAACGTCGGATCGACCTTGCACACCGGGCAGTCGTCCTTGCACGCCCGGCAGCTGTCGCACTTGTTCAGCAGTGCGACGTCGAAGTTCAGCGCGAGCTTGGTCTTGTCGGCGCTACGCGCCTCCCACTTGTCGAGGAACGGCTGGACGCTAACGCGGTGCATGTCCATGCCGATCTCCTCGGGCGTGTGCCCGTAGGCAAGATCGATCAGCTCCGAGAGGTACAGGATCGGTACGTTGACGTTCTCGTTGGCGCGCTGCAGGGCCGCCTGGTTAAGGTCGAACTGCTGGAAGCAGCTCGGGCAGACCACCACGAGCGCGTCGACGTCGTTGTTCTGCAGGTCGTAGAGCTTGCGACGGCAGAACGCAAGCGAACTGTCGCGCTGGCCCACGCGGTCCAAAGCTCCACCGCAGCACTGCATCTTGGTCGGGTAGTCCACGACGCGAGCACCCAGCGCCGAGACGATCTCCTCGACCTTCTTGGGGTGTAGCGGGTCGTCCCAGCGCACGGCCGGCTGCGGGCGCAGCAGGTGGCAGCCGTAGTGCACTGCGATGCGCATGCCCCAGAAGTTCTTCTTGGCCTTGCTGGCGATTAGAGCCGCACCCATGGAGTCCGAGAGCCACTCGGCGAAGTGCATGACCTCGATGTCGCCCGAGTAGTGCAGGTCCTCCTTGGCGAGGCGCTCGTTGATCACGTCGGCCTGGCGCCAGTCGGTGCGCAAGTGGCTCTGGGCCTCCTTGAAGGTCGAGTAGCAGCCGTTGCAGGGCGTGACGACGTCCAGCCCGGCCTTCTCGATGATCGCCAAGTTGCGCGCCGCCGCAGTGTAAAACGCGTCAGGGTCGTTCGCCTTTACCAGCGTGCCCTCGGGACAGCACGTGTGGCCGGGCTGCTCGTGCACCTTGACACCGAGGTCATCGAACATGACCCGGGTCGCCTTCTCGATGAACGGGAAACGCGCGGGGATGGTGCACCCCCAGAAGACCGCGAACTCCTTGTTCATGCTTGTCGCCTTTCAGTTTCGCTTGATGTAGCCGCCGGAAACGAAAAAACCCGCCACAGCCCTGCGAACGGGCCGAGGCGAGCGTCGTTGCTCGTCGTCTTCGGTTTTCGGCACGTCGTTGTGCCGGTCGCGCGAGTATAGCACGCGCTTGGTGCCAGATGAAACATGCGCGAAACAGTCGGCCTGGGCCGCTTCCCCGTGTGCTGCCGCTATCGCCCTGCCGGCCAGAAAGCCGCCACGATCGCGATCAGCCCGAACGCCACAATGACCGCACCCGAAATACGGCTGACCGCCGATACCAGCCGCGAACCGGCCTTGGCGCGTGCAAGCGTCACACCGGTGGCAAGCACCAACCACCACGACAGCGAACCGCTCGCGATGCCGGCGGTCGCCACCGCGGCTGAGGCCATCCCCGGTTGGGCAACCAGACCCGCGCTGGCGAACACCGCGCCGAACGCCATGATCGTCATCGGGTTGGTCAGCGTCAGCCCCACCGCCGAGGCGTACGTGGCCGCGTGCTGGCCGACGCTCGCCGCTCCTGGCTGCTCGGCGAAGTCGCAGGCAGCGGGCTTGGCGAGAATCGAGCGAATGCCGAGGTAGACCAGCACGCCTCCGCCGACGAGGCGCAGCGGCGTTTGCCAAGCGACCAACACTGACGCGACGGCGGCCACGCCGAACGCCGCGAGCGCCGCGTAGATGCCGTCGGCGGTCGCGATGCCCAAGCCGGTCGTCATCCCGGCGCGCCAGCCGCGCTCGAGCGTGCGCTGGATGCAGAGCATGCCCATCGCCCCAACAGGCGCTGCGACGAACACGCCCAGAACGAAGGTACGTAGGTAGAGTGGAAGCAGAGGCGGCATCGGGCGCGGACTACTCGTCGGCTTCGCTGGCCAGCACGACTGCCTCCGCAATTTCGCGAAGCGTCTTTCGCCGGTCCATGGCGAGCCGTTGCAGCGCCTTGAACGCCTCGGGCTCGGTCCGGCCGCGCGCCATCAGGATGCCCTTGGCGCGATCGACGATCTTGCGTGTCTCGAGGCGCTCGGAAAGGTCGGCGACCTCGTCGGCCAAGGCGGTTGCCTCGGCGAACCGAGCGGCCGCGAGTGCCATCGCCGGCAAGATGTCGGTGCGAGAGAACGGCTTGACGACGTAGGCCATCGCACCAGCAGCGGCGGCCTGCTCCACGTAGGCGGCCTGCGAGAACGCGGTGACCATCACGACCGGGGCGATGCGCTCGTCGCCAAAGATCTGCGCCGCCTCGATGCCGCTGACCCGCGGCATGTTGATGTCCATGAACACCACGTCTGGCGCCAGCTTCCGCCCCAACTCGATGGCCTCGGCGCCGTCCCGCGCCTCCCCCACAACCTCGTGGCCTTCTTCTTCGAGCATCTCGCGAAGATCCATCCGGATGAGAGCTTCGTCCTCGGCAATCAGAACGCGCACTGTCTCACGCCTCCGTCGAGTCGAAATAGGTGGTCTCGCCAGTGTCGCCCAGAGGTACGCGCACCGTCACGGTGGCGCCTCGCCCACCAGAGAACGCCAGCGTGCCGAGCAGGTCGTCTTCCACGACCGTGCGCACGATCGCCAAGCCGAGATTTGCCGAGGTGGCCGGGTCGAAGCCGGGCGGCAGACCGACGCCGTCGTCGCGCACGGTGAGCACCAGCTCACCGGGGACACGGCGCATCGCGACCTCGACGTGCCCTTCCTCGCGGTCGGCAAGTCCGTGCTCGAGCGCGTTGTGAACGAGCTCGGCGAGCGCGAGAGCAAGCGAGGTGGCTGTGTGCGCGTCGACCGCACCGGTCTGGCCCTCGACGCTGACGGCGATGCGACTCGCGTCGCCCACCATCCCGCGGCGTACGAGGTCGACCACGGTGCGGGCGGCCTCGGCGAAGTCGACGTGCTCCTCGTCGGAGCCGGCCAACAAGTCGTGCACGACCGCCATCGATCCAACGCGCTCCGTGGCCTCGGCGAGTGCTCGGCGGGTCTCGAGCGAATCGCTTCGCCGCGCTTGGATGCGCAGCAGCGAGGCGATCGTCTGCAGGTTGTTCTTGACGCGATGGTGTACCTCGCGAATGGTCGCGTCCTTGACCTTGATCTCCTGCTCGCGGCGCCACGCCTCCGTCATGTCCTCGACCAGCACCAGAGCGCCTGCGGGAAGCCCGATCGAGCGGTAGCCCAACACGCGCTGCGCCACTTCGGTCTCAACAGCAATCGCCGAGCGAGTACCTAAGACCGGAGCCACCCCAAAGCCACCTCCCGGCAGCGCGGACGCCTGCATACCCACGAGCGCGCGCTCCACGCCTGCGAGCCGCATGATGTTGACCGCGTTAGGCGAGGCGTACGTAATCTGCCCGGTCGAGCTGACCCGCATCACGCCGTCGCCGGCCGTGCGAACGGTGGCGAACGGCTTGCCGTCGCGAGCATCGGTCAGCGGCGCCTCGCCGAGAAGGTCGAGCAGCTCCTCGGCGACGTCCATGAACGCCGCCTCCATCGCACCAGCAGAGTCAGCAACCTGCTCGGCGAGGTCGCGAACCACGACAGCGAAAGCGTGAGGCCGGCCGATCGGCCAGGCCGAAGTGCGATACGGGATGCCGCGAGCTACTCGGCGACGATTCCCCGTGACCGGCGAGCCACCTGCAAGCGCGGCGTACGCCTCCGGCTCCTCCTCCACGTGCAGCACGCGTCCGACGCGCGTCGAGCCAAAGGGCGCGACGGCGGTGTTCGGACGCGCGTCGTTGACGACCCTCAGCTCGCCGGATGCATCGGCCAGAGCCAAGGCGACATCGCCGTAACCCATGTCGGCTACGAGTTGCAGGTTTGCGACGACGTTGGCGAGGTGCTCGCGCGCGGCTTGCGGCAGCGCGTCGGCGGGGTCGGTAGTTGCCATGCGGCCAGTATACGCAGAGGGGAGGCCCCGGGCAGGTGGGACGCCCGTTCTGCTCACCCCCACGCGCTGTGACCACTCGCCCCGAGTCCCACGCTACCGCTATACTCGGCGATGCGCCCGCGCCCGGGTGGTGGAATGGCAGACACGGAGGTCTCAAAAACCTCTGAGGGAAACCTCGTGTGGGTTCGACTCCCACCCCGGGCACCATCCGCACTTCGCGGACTTCTCAGCGCGACTCCACGGCTCAGTACAGATGCGGATAACTGGCCAGCCGTTTCTTGTCGGCCGCCGAGAGCCCTTTCTTCCACGCGGCGAGCTCCGGAATCGGCCCGCCGAGCATGTACGGAGCCGAAACGGCCTTTCGGTACGCCGCCGCGCTCGCCTTGGAGCTCTGGATGCGCCAGTCCTGGATGCCGTGCTTGACGCCCTTTTCGTACGCATCGTAGTAGACGAACGCCCCGATCTCCGGGTGCTCGGTGGCGAGGTTGGCGTATGTCTGGGTGAGCCACGCCGGCTTGTCGCCACCCTGCTCGACGGCCGCACACTCGCCGATGAGAATCGGCTTGCCCAGCGACTTGAGGTAGAGCAGGGGCGAGATGAAGATGTCGTCGAACGACTTAAACGGCACGCCGGTGATGCTCTTGCCCCAGTTAAACCCGCTCGCCGAGACCCAATCGACGTACTTGTCGCCTGGGTAGTACGCGGCGGCGGTGTTCTCGACTGAGAACGGCTTGCTTACGTAGTTGACACTCCAGACCCACGTGACGTTGGTGGCGCCCTCTTGAGCAAAGACATCGTGGATGTGTCGCCATGCAGCGATATAGTCCTGCGGCTGGTTCCCATTCATCGTACCGGACCACGGATAC from Coriobacteriia bacterium encodes the following:
- a CDS encoding glutamate synthase-related protein; protein product: MPTSLIQPEFLVEIDYDKCHKCGRCVQQCGWGVYSFNERPFPDDSKCRACHRCVTYCPAHCIKIKKNDLALRDNANWSPELRKNVWRQAESGGVMLTGMGNDKPYLKIFDHLVLDACQVTNPSIDPLREPMELRTYLGRKPDSVGVESNGKGGYKLKDGGGVSNNIKLDTPIIFSPMSYGSVSLNVHKSLAMAAERLGILMNTGEGGLHADLYPYGKNVIVQVASGRFGVSPEYLNRGAAIEIKVGQGAKPGIGGHLPGEKINKEVSTTRMIPQGSDAISPAPHHDIYSIEDLRQLIYSLKEASGYKPVGVKIAAVHNVGAIASGIVRAGADYVYLDGFSGGTGAAPAIIRDHVGIPLEIAIAVVDQRLRDEGIRNQASIIAAGSIRSSADAAKAIALGADVVAIGSASLMALGCHLCQGCHTGCCSWGLTTQKPELTRRVDPEWGAERLTNLVNAWSHELQEILGALGVNAVESLRGSRERLRAVGLDQQTCEILGVKPAGL
- a CDS encoding glutamine amidotransferase family protein, with amino-acid sequence MGICDESGELMSGVEAIKAMAVQRDRGNGLGGGFAGYGIYPEFPDHFCFHMMYHDAKAKEEAEAVFDRFFVVDLAEPMPTRPVKGISDAPLLWRYFLNPDPHKLENSEMSAEDYIVHTVMLINSEVDGAFVASSGKNMGAFKGVGFPEEIGHYYLLEEYAGHTWTGHNRFPTNTPGWWGGAHPFTLLDWSIVHNGEISSYGINSRYLEQFGYKCTLGTDTEVAAYLFDLLLRRHKLPLELACKALASPLWTEIDRMPEEEAEVYRSLRAVYGPAMLNGPFAIVLGFNGGMVAMNDRIKLRPLVAARQGTKLMVASEESAMREVLDAPDEVWAPKAGEPVIARVKGMPWPIHGDLHLAADEVSTAVTGVHTAHHEPVEVN
- a CDS encoding heterodisulfide reductase-related iron-sulfur binding cluster; this translates as MNKEFAVFWGCTIPARFPFIEKATRVMFDDLGVKVHEQPGHTCCPEGTLVKANDPDAFYTAAARNLAIIEKAGLDVVTPCNGCYSTFKEAQSHLRTDWRQADVINERLAKEDLHYSGDIEVMHFAEWLSDSMGAALIASKAKKNFWGMRIAVHYGCHLLRPQPAVRWDDPLHPKKVEEIVSALGARVVDYPTKMQCCGGALDRVGQRDSSLAFCRRKLYDLQNNDVDALVVVCPSCFQQFDLNQAALQRANENVNVPILYLSELIDLAYGHTPEEIGMDMHRVSVQPFLDKWEARSADKTKLALNFDVALLNKCDSCRACKDDCPVCKVDPTFQPNDIIRDLVDGKLDEVIAEGQLWKCLECYTCLELCHSEIGMAETFRKLKEIAIEQGAGPESVPQSYKMFMETGTLGKPKQSARKKLGLDPLPEDGGDAMSRIMSNTDESKGAE
- a CDS encoding LysE family transporter translates to MPPLLPLYLRTFVLGVFVAAPVGAMGMLCIQRTLERGWRAGMTTGLGIATADGIYAALAAFGVAAVASVLVAWQTPLRLVGGGVLVYLGIRSILAKPAACDFAEQPGAASVGQHAATYASAVGLTLTNPMTIMAFGAVFASAGLVAQPGMASAAVATAGIASGSLSWWLVLATGVTLARAKAGSRLVSAVSRISGAVIVAFGLIAIVAAFWPAGR
- a CDS encoding response regulator translates to MARPPISTRRRRETVRVLIAEDEALIRMDLREMLEEEGHEVVGEARDGAEAIELGRKLAPDVVFMDINMPRVSGIEAAQIFGDERIAPVVMVTAFSQAAYVEQAAAAGAMAYVVKPFSRTDILPAMALAAARFAEATALADEVADLSERLETRKIVDRAKGILMARGRTEPEAFKALQRLAMDRRKTLREIAEAVVLASEADE
- a CDS encoding histidine kinase N-terminal domain-containing protein, which produces MATTDPADALPQAAREHLANVVANLQLVADMGYGDVALALADASGELRVVNDARPNTAVAPFGSTRVGRVLHVEEEPEAYAALAGGSPVTGNRRRVARGIPYRTSAWPIGRPHAFAVVVRDLAEQVADSAGAMEAAFMDVAEELLDLLGEAPLTDARDGKPFATVRTAGDGVMRVSSTGQITYASPNAVNIMRLAGVERALVGMQASALPGGGFGVAPVLGTRSAIAVETEVAQRVLGYRSIGLPAGALVLVEDMTEAWRREQEIKVKDATIREVHHRVKNNLQTIASLLRIQARRSDSLETRRALAEATERVGSMAVVHDLLAGSDEEHVDFAEAARTVVDLVRRGMVGDASRIAVSVEGQTGAVDAHTATSLALALAELVHNALEHGLADREEGHVEVAMRRVPGELVLTVRDDGVGLPPGFDPATSANLGLAIVRTVVEDDLLGTLAFSGGRGATVTVRVPLGDTGETTYFDSTEA
- a CDS encoding glycosyl hydrolase; its protein translation is MRTISRSVALALVSAALLLAACSSPASPPANSPTTGSATGTPVATTTATPAASMAATPAAPLKPMRPGAIAPPASGCYIGVFRPPGPFNRAAMASYSAVSPKPPAIVMWYQQWGTHGAYKFDPAMVAAVYARGSVPMISWEPWDPGSKPHNIKDPADSPEWRLSRIAAGSKDAFIRSWARSIKALGGPVMLRPMHEMNGNWYPWSGTMNGNQPQDYIAAWRHIHDVFAQEGATNVTWVWSVNYVSKPFSVENTAAAYYPGDKYVDWVSASGFNWGKSITGVPFKSFDDIFISPLLYLKSLGKPILIGECAAVEQGGDKPAWLTQTYANLATEHPEIGAFVYYDAYEKGVKHGIQDWRIQSSKASAAAYRKAVSAPYMLGGPIPELAAWKKGLSAADKKRLASYPHLY